In a single window of the Actinomycetota bacterium genome:
- the hisF gene encoding imidazole glycerol phosphate synthase subunit HisF, whose translation MTLARRVIPCLDVAAGRVVKGVSFVNLVDAGDPAELAAIYDAEGADELVFLDITATVEARATLFEAVARTAEQVFIPLTVGGGVRTVEDVQRLLRAGADKVSVNSAAVRDPELLSAGAGTYGVQCMVLAIDARRRPGGDGWEVVVDGGRTPTGLDALAWAEEGARRGAGELLVTSMDADGQKTGYDLELVRAVTGAVDLPVIASGGAGQVDHFAAAAQAGADAVLAASVFHFGQLSVAEVKQGLADAGLPVRA comes from the coding sequence ATGACCCTGGCCCGGCGGGTGATCCCGTGCCTGGACGTGGCCGCCGGGCGGGTGGTCAAGGGCGTGTCGTTCGTCAACCTGGTCGACGCCGGCGACCCGGCGGAGCTGGCCGCCATCTACGACGCCGAGGGCGCCGACGAGCTGGTGTTCCTCGACATCACGGCCACCGTGGAGGCGCGCGCCACCTTGTTCGAGGCCGTCGCCCGGACCGCCGAGCAGGTGTTCATCCCCCTGACCGTCGGCGGAGGCGTCCGCACCGTCGAGGACGTCCAGCGGCTGCTCCGGGCCGGGGCCGACAAGGTCTCGGTCAACTCGGCCGCCGTCCGCGACCCCGAGCTGCTGTCGGCCGGGGCCGGCACCTACGGGGTCCAGTGCATGGTGCTGGCCATCGACGCCCGCCGCCGTCCCGGGGGCGACGGCTGGGAGGTGGTGGTCGACGGCGGCCGCACCCCCACCGGCCTCGACGCCCTTGCCTGGGCCGAGGAGGGCGCCCGGCGCGGGGCCGGCGAGCTCCTCGTCACCTCCATGGACGCCGACGGCCAGAAGACCGGCTACGACCTGGAGCTGGTCCGCGCCGTGACCGGCGCCGTCGACCTCCCGGTCATCGCCAGCGGCGGCGCCGGCCAGGTCGACCACTTCGCCGCCGCCGCCCAGGCCGGGGCCGACGCCGTCCTGGCGGCCAGCGTCTTCCACTTCGGCCAGCTCTCCGTCGCCGAGGTCAAGCAGGGCCTGGCCGACGCCGGCCTCCCGGTCCGGGCGTAG